From a region of the Butyrivibrio sp. AE3004 genome:
- a CDS encoding HelD family protein — MEKEIFDIEQNHLTETYNKLLAMKEDLENQIAALDEKALDDKNDMRDNMRFDYADIETTMETLAELEVWNRYIDTYNVQSSSLGNRLGTVKKLLESPYFAKIQVQFDPSEAPESYYIGRAAVSENKFKQMILDWRSPIAELYYNQEFGPTHYTVEDREISVDLQLRRQFDLEKSKLISYFDTQIAIEDPLLLQSLSHTHTDKMQAITATIQKEQNTVIRYPDIPVLLVNGIAGSGKTSVLLQRIAYLFYQKRETLRPDQVCLMTLNPVFRDYIDNVLPDMGETNPLTLTWPEFLEMVSIPFSCDEFDYTASDSLQKIKDTLPTLTPELSDFLDITQKGNLVLSKKDILSVVKKFSKFPMGIRLIQTVSDELEHRAKNALHNIDRDSDSDSGSVANSDSAEDNRLENDFGGALSNIRHCGFVNVMRIAKRILGKKRITAAEWLYTKMELTGECDRNMRYVMIDEVQDYTKAQLMIFRKYFPNARFMLLGDEFQAIREGTISFSEIEELAKEDNKKFVTLPLMTSYRSSPEITDIFASLLPEKQKLMISSVKRPGEKVSVKACTSDTEYIEELKKQIEESAKREGLTAVICRNQHNLEYIITSLGDDAPQIVSGHDALPKSGAFLIELKLAKGLEFDNCILADADPESYPDDTLGRHCLYTAMSRATSHLAILAKGTLAAGISEH, encoded by the coding sequence ATGGAAAAAGAAATATTTGATATAGAACAAAATCATTTAACGGAAACCTATAACAAGCTCCTTGCGATGAAGGAGGATCTGGAGAATCAGATAGCTGCCCTCGATGAGAAGGCGCTTGATGATAAGAACGACATGCGCGACAATATGCGTTTCGACTACGCCGATATCGAGACAACCATGGAGACGCTGGCTGAGTTGGAGGTATGGAATCGATACATTGATACCTACAACGTACAGAGCAGTTCTCTGGGAAACCGCCTGGGCACTGTAAAAAAGCTCCTTGAGTCTCCTTACTTTGCAAAAATCCAGGTACAGTTTGACCCATCGGAAGCACCCGAGAGTTATTACATCGGCCGTGCTGCTGTTTCAGAAAACAAGTTTAAGCAGATGATTCTTGATTGGAGATCTCCTATCGCAGAGCTATATTACAATCAGGAATTCGGGCCGACCCATTACACTGTAGAAGACAGGGAAATCTCAGTAGACCTGCAGCTTCGTCGTCAGTTCGATCTGGAAAAAAGTAAGCTGATTTCTTACTTTGATACACAGATAGCAATTGAGGATCCGCTGCTTTTGCAGTCACTTTCCCACACTCATACAGACAAAATGCAGGCTATAACTGCAACCATTCAAAAAGAACAGAATACAGTAATCCGCTATCCCGATATTCCGGTACTTCTCGTAAACGGAATCGCAGGAAGCGGAAAAACCTCTGTATTATTGCAGAGAATAGCTTATCTGTTTTACCAGAAGAGAGAAACACTACGTCCGGATCAGGTTTGTCTGATGACACTTAACCCTGTATTCCGCGATTATATTGACAACGTTCTGCCTGACATGGGAGAGACAAATCCTCTTACCCTGACCTGGCCGGAATTTTTGGAAATGGTAAGCATTCCGTTTTCATGCGATGAGTTTGATTACACAGCTTCTGACAGTCTGCAAAAGATCAAGGATACACTGCCTACCCTGACACCTGAATTATCAGATTTCCTTGATATTACACAAAAAGGAAATCTCGTACTCTCCAAAAAAGACATCCTGTCTGTTGTAAAGAAATTCAGTAAATTCCCTATGGGCATACGTTTGATTCAGACCGTATCCGACGAGCTTGAACACCGGGCAAAAAATGCTCTTCACAATATCGACAGAGATTCCGACTCCGATTCAGGTAGCGTAGCAAACTCAGATTCAGCTGAAGATAACCGACTCGAAAATGATTTTGGCGGCGCACTGAGCAATATCAGACACTGCGGTTTTGTGAATGTAATGCGCATAGCAAAACGTATACTTGGTAAAAAACGCATAACCGCTGCAGAATGGCTTTATACAAAAATGGAACTTACAGGTGAATGTGACCGCAATATGCGCTATGTCATGATAGATGAAGTGCAGGATTACACCAAGGCTCAGCTTATGATATTTAGAAAGTACTTCCCGAATGCCAGATTCATGCTGCTTGGAGATGAATTCCAGGCTATCCGTGAAGGAACCATAAGCTTTAGCGAAATTGAAGAACTGGCAAAAGAAGACAACAAGAAGTTCGTCACCCTTCCCCTCATGACAAGCTACAGAAGCTCACCTGAGATTACCGATATATTTGCATCCCTTCTTCCGGAAAAGCAAAAGCTGATGATTTCCTCAGTAAAACGTCCGGGGGAAAAGGTATCTGTAAAAGCATGCACTTCAGATACCGAATATATCGAAGAATTAAAGAAACAGATTGAAGAGTCCGCAAAGCGTGAAGGCCTGACTGCAGTAATCTGCAGAAATCAGCATAACCTTGAGTACATCATTACCTCACTTGGAGATGATGCACCTCAAATCGTATCAGGACACGACGCACTTCCAAAAAGCGGAGCATTCCTTATCGAATTAAAGCTTGCAAAGGGCCTTGAATTTGACAATTGTATACTTGCAGATGCAGATCCTGAAAGCTATCCTGATGATACCCTGGGGAGACACTGCCTGTATACCGCAATGTCCCGAGCCACAAGTCATCTTGCAATTTTGGCTAAAGGCACCCTCGCAGCAGGAATTTCCGAGCATTGA
- a CDS encoding ligand-binding sensor domain-containing diguanylate cyclase translates to MKKWQTCLLIAVCVFINLIGRSFAEHFQLPFWLDSIGTIITAIELGPVGGAVCGAFSNILLGIITVNIKTLAYLIVSVCIGVSVGLFYPKASTQTAFKVASTAVLTGIVAVAVSTPMNLYLYGGRTGNIWGDGLIDMIARDVNVPVLCTCLGEAFVDIPDKALSVLLASGMIKLYYIFIDRRKKSTADSALLWLLVPVIVMTSMTFSINAKAIDMSSEYAATTYDTDDGLATVEINAIAQTNDGYIWAGTYAGLYLCDGYRFEEIVLDERISSVMVLYVDSEGMLWIGTNDSGLACFNPTDRTIRFITEEDGLPSDSIRAICEDTDGYMYVGTATALCMFGKDGKIQTFDDDGIKVVTSLTCNSKDVVAGVTMAGELFIIKNHEYVDKIGLDDENTKFGAVAAGERDEFYAGSTSNYVIQVNVSDDKIELGKKYTIGHSEYFNKLYYSPQNNGFFCGLENSCGFLTKEGKFTEMTTDSFNGAVKDIMVDYQGNVWFASNKQGIVRYSWNPFTDIFARAGVNPEVVNCTLIKDGMLYVGTNNGLVTIDLKTFYAVPIDFPELFKDVRIRYLMEDSKGNLWVSTYGKHGLIEIKADGTIDTYNERNKNTNGSRFRLTMELEDGTIIAASTTGINFINGGVVTGTMGEKEGLTTQVLSMVDIGHGYVELGTDGEGIMIIKDGEIIHQYGKDDGMGSLVIMKIVPCGDNEYLYVTSNALYHYKDEKVTKLTNFPYNNNYDVFFTEDGYAWISSSAGIFIVKKSDLLENGEYNYMLLNKGRGLYSALTANSENSYYNGSLYLCCADGVRRIAIADENVVDTDYTITISKLTANNEIIEPDENGNYVIPAISGRITFDVAALNFTLSDPLLHIFLEGTGDDGITCKQKEMKSLSYINLPYGDYTLRVQVYDSAGKDIVREEKFHITKESQIFERTYFKAYLIFVCTLFVMFIGWLIGNIRMGITNMEKLEKEARIDPMTGFWNKGYTQLALEEICKESKGILMMIDLDNFKLVNDVFGHETGDKVLAKFAELVRSCVREDDFVGRIGGDEFVAFIQGTSEEGAVAEKERFLNEEILKSGEEIMGQDMGIPLGVSIGAVATTDEGDEYANLFRKADKALYSVKQNGKHGYFMYKNSSINAGEEVQAAGVAGIKMVLEERGIQKGAYFVDFDKLQMAYRLFSRMAKRTIVNIWLVQFVMTRDDGEDVDDKVMERFVEVLTASLRSNDVMAMNGKNKVILILTVIDAENGHTPIERIINQWNSLEGHEGYSLTYETEGM, encoded by the coding sequence ATGAAAAAATGGCAAACCTGCCTTTTGATAGCAGTTTGCGTTTTTATCAATCTCATAGGAAGAAGTTTTGCTGAGCATTTCCAGCTTCCGTTCTGGCTTGATTCAATAGGGACGATTATTACGGCTATTGAGCTTGGTCCTGTCGGAGGTGCTGTTTGCGGTGCTTTTTCAAATATTCTTTTGGGAATAATAACCGTAAACATCAAGACACTAGCGTATCTGATAGTGTCTGTATGTATAGGTGTTTCAGTTGGTCTTTTTTATCCAAAGGCAAGTACTCAGACAGCTTTCAAGGTGGCATCAACTGCCGTTCTTACCGGAATTGTTGCTGTTGCAGTTTCAACTCCCATGAATTTATATTTATATGGTGGAAGAACAGGAAACATCTGGGGAGATGGTCTTATAGACATGATAGCAAGGGATGTTAATGTCCCTGTCTTATGCACGTGTCTGGGAGAGGCTTTTGTGGATATTCCGGATAAGGCTCTTAGTGTGCTCTTGGCATCGGGAATGATCAAGCTTTATTACATTTTTATAGACAGGAGAAAAAAGAGTACGGCAGATAGTGCTTTGTTGTGGCTTTTGGTGCCTGTAATTGTCATGACGTCCATGACATTTTCAATTAATGCAAAAGCTATAGATATGAGCTCCGAATATGCGGCTACTACATATGATACAGACGATGGCCTTGCTACAGTGGAAATAAATGCCATTGCTCAGACGAATGACGGTTATATCTGGGCCGGCACTTATGCGGGACTATACCTGTGTGACGGTTACAGGTTTGAGGAAATTGTACTTGATGAGAGAATCAGCAGTGTAATGGTACTTTATGTTGATTCTGAAGGTATGCTTTGGATAGGAACCAATGACAGCGGTCTTGCATGCTTTAATCCTACAGACAGGACTATCAGGTTTATTACTGAGGAGGACGGACTTCCTTCAGATTCAATAAGGGCTATTTGCGAAGATACTGACGGGTATATGTATGTGGGCACGGCAACCGCCCTTTGCATGTTTGGAAAAGACGGAAAGATACAGACTTTTGATGATGATGGAATAAAAGTTGTAACGTCACTTACCTGCAATTCGAAGGATGTTGTTGCCGGCGTAACAATGGCGGGTGAACTGTTTATTATAAAAAATCATGAGTATGTGGATAAGATAGGACTTGATGATGAAAATACCAAGTTTGGAGCAGTTGCTGCAGGAGAGCGTGACGAGTTTTATGCGGGTTCAACCTCAAACTATGTAATTCAGGTTAATGTTTCAGATGATAAGATAGAGCTTGGAAAAAAATACACCATAGGACATTCTGAGTATTTTAACAAGCTATATTATTCACCGCAGAATAACGGATTTTTCTGTGGCCTTGAGAACAGCTGCGGCTTCCTTACAAAAGAAGGCAAGTTTACCGAAATGACCACCGACAGTTTTAACGGAGCGGTCAAGGATATAATGGTGGATTATCAGGGGAATGTCTGGTTTGCGTCAAACAAACAGGGTATTGTCAGATATTCCTGGAATCCGTTTACGGATATTTTTGCAAGAGCAGGTGTGAACCCGGAGGTTGTTAATTGTACGCTGATAAAGGATGGCATGCTGTATGTCGGTACAAATAATGGCCTTGTGACGATCGATCTTAAGACCTTTTATGCTGTTCCCATTGATTTTCCTGAGCTTTTTAAGGACGTGAGAATAAGATATCTCATGGAAGACTCAAAGGGGAATTTATGGGTAAGTACATACGGTAAGCATGGTCTTATCGAGATTAAAGCAGATGGCACGATAGATACTTATAATGAAAGAAATAAAAATACCAATGGCAGCAGGTTCAGGCTGACCATGGAGCTTGAGGACGGGACCATAATTGCGGCTAGCACCACCGGAATAAATTTTATTAATGGCGGAGTTGTCACAGGGACAATGGGAGAAAAAGAAGGACTGACAACTCAGGTTCTTAGTATGGTTGACATTGGTCATGGATATGTAGAGCTTGGTACTGATGGCGAGGGCATAATGATTATCAAGGATGGAGAGATCATTCATCAGTATGGCAAGGATGACGGTATGGGATCGCTGGTAATCATGAAAATAGTGCCTTGCGGAGACAACGAGTACCTTTATGTAACAAGTAACGCCCTTTACCACTATAAGGATGAGAAGGTTACAAAGCTTACAAATTTCCCCTATAACAATAATTACGATGTTTTCTTTACTGAAGACGGCTATGCCTGGATCAGCTCCAGTGCAGGTATTTTCATAGTCAAAAAGAGTGATCTTCTGGAAAACGGTGAGTATAACTATATGCTTTTAAACAAGGGGCGCGGATTGTATTCGGCGCTTACTGCCAATTCGGAAAACTCTTATTACAATGGTTCTCTTTACTTATGCTGCGCTGACGGTGTAAGGAGGATTGCCATAGCTGATGAAAATGTTGTGGATACGGATTATACAATAACGATCAGCAAGCTGACTGCAAATAACGAGATAATAGAGCCTGATGAAAACGGAAATTATGTTATTCCTGCCATTTCAGGAAGAATAACCTTTGATGTTGCTGCGCTTAATTTTACGTTGTCGGATCCGCTTCTTCATATCTTCCTTGAGGGAACAGGAGATGACGGAATTACATGCAAACAAAAAGAGATGAAATCCCTTAGTTATATTAATCTTCCTTACGGTGATTATACCCTGAGGGTTCAGGTTTATGATTCAGCGGGAAAGGACATTGTCCGTGAGGAAAAATTCCATATAACAAAGGAGTCACAGATTTTTGAGAGGACGTATTTTAAGGCATATCTGATTTTTGTTTGTACCTTATTTGTAATGTTTATCGGCTGGCTCATCGGTAACATCAGGATGGGTATTACAAATATGGAAAAATTGGAGAAGGAAGCCAGGATAGATCCTATGACCGGATTCTGGAACAAGGGATATACACAACTTGCGCTAGAGGAAATCTGTAAAGAGTCGAAGGGTATTCTCATGATGATCGACCTGGATAATTTTAAGCTGGTCAATGATGTTTTCGGGCATGAGACCGGTGATAAAGTTCTGGCAAAATTTGCAGAGCTTGTCAGGTCCTGCGTAAGGGAAGATGATTTTGTCGGAAGAATCGGCGGAGATGAGTTCGTTGCTTTTATTCAGGGAACTTCCGAAGAAGGTGCCGTGGCTGAAAAAGAGAGATTTTTAAACGAGGAAATCCTAAAGAGCGGTGAAGAAATCATGGGACAGGATATGGGTATTCCGCTTGGTGTTTCCATTGGTGCCGTAGCTACCACAGATGAGGGAGATGAATACGCAAATCTTTTCAGAAAGGCGGATAAAGCGCTGTATAGCGTTAAGCAGAATGGAAAGCACGGATACTTCATGTACAAAAACTCAAGCATCAACGCAGGAGAGGAAGTTCAGGCAGCAGGAGTTGCAGGAATAAAGATGGTGCTCGAGGAGCGCGGAATACAGAAGGGCGCCTACTTTGTGGATTTTGACAAGCTTCAGATGGCTTATAGACTGTTTTCCAGAATGGCAAAGAGAACCATAGTAAATATATGGCTTGTTCAGTTTGTGATGACAAGAGATGATGGAGAGGATGTCGATGATAAAGTAATGGAGAGGTTTGTTGAGGTTCTTACCGCAAGCCTAAGGAGCAATGATGTCATGGCGATGAACGGCAAAAACAAGGTCATACTGATCCTTACTGTTATCGATGCGGAAAACGGACATACTCCCATAGAAAGGATCATCAATCAGTGGAATAGTCTGGAGGGACACGAAGGCTACAGCCTGACATATGAAACGGAAGGGATGTAA
- the aspS gene encoding aspartate--tRNA ligase — translation MQSRTHTCGELRIENVGNKVKLVGWLENLREVGAELGFVVLRDFYGTTQIVIETEEMMKVVKGINKESTISVEGTVRERSSKNPKLATGDIEVVPDKIDVLGRCRYNELPFEINRSREADETARLKYRYLDLRNPEVKKNIILRSNVIAALRKSMIEHDFMEITTPILTVSSPEGARDYLVPARKHPGKFYALPQAPQQFKQLLMTSGIDRYFQIAPCFRDEDARGDRSPGEFYQLDMEMAFASQEDVFEICEDVLPPIFAKYGTYDRASGAPFARIPYREAMEKYGTDKPDLRIDLTVQDATEVLKDCGFGPFASVVSEEAAAASAEKAKETGDDSAVLKAGDATDVRIKAVVISDFKESRKFIDKTISDVEVQAGAKPYWFRLDENCEIVGGIAKFVQEKKDAVIEALGLKSGDLVVLGSGKLGQAQKTAGVVVKTFGAAVPGHMDKEQYAFCWIVDFPMYEIGEESGELEFCHNPFSMPSGGMETLLKAERGEIDSLDIMADQYDLVCNGVELSSGAVRNHDPEIMIKAFEMVRLGEEDVKAKFPAMYNAFCYGAPPHAGIAPGVDRMIMLLSGESTIREIIPFPMNKNAQDIMMGAPGEVTDKQLEELHIKTVVEE, via the coding sequence ATGCAGTCACGTACACATACATGTGGTGAGCTCAGAATTGAGAACGTCGGCAATAAAGTTAAGCTTGTCGGCTGGCTTGAGAATCTTCGTGAAGTCGGAGCTGAGCTTGGCTTTGTTGTTTTAAGAGATTTTTATGGAACAACTCAGATCGTCATCGAGACTGAAGAGATGATGAAGGTTGTTAAGGGAATTAATAAGGAATCAACTATTTCCGTTGAAGGTACCGTAAGGGAGAGAAGCTCAAAGAATCCCAAACTCGCTACCGGTGATATTGAGGTTGTTCCCGATAAGATTGACGTTCTTGGACGCTGCAGATACAACGAGCTTCCGTTTGAGATCAACAGAAGCCGTGAGGCGGACGAGACAGCACGTCTTAAGTATCGTTATCTTGATCTCAGAAATCCTGAGGTTAAAAAGAATATAATTCTTAGAAGCAATGTTATTGCTGCACTCAGAAAGTCAATGATAGAGCATGACTTTATGGAGATTACAACACCTATTCTTACAGTGTCATCTCCCGAGGGTGCAAGAGACTATCTTGTTCCTGCGAGAAAGCATCCCGGAAAGTTTTATGCACTTCCCCAGGCTCCTCAGCAGTTCAAGCAGCTTCTTATGACATCCGGAATCGATCGTTATTTCCAGATTGCTCCTTGCTTCCGTGATGAGGATGCAAGAGGCGACAGAAGCCCGGGTGAATTCTATCAGCTTGATATGGAGATGGCATTTGCATCACAGGAAGATGTTTTTGAAATCTGTGAGGATGTTCTTCCTCCTATCTTTGCAAAGTACGGTACTTATGACAGAGCTTCAGGTGCTCCTTTTGCACGTATTCCTTATCGTGAAGCTATGGAGAAGTACGGCACAGATAAGCCTGACCTTCGAATTGATCTGACGGTTCAGGATGCTACAGAGGTTCTTAAGGATTGCGGTTTTGGTCCTTTTGCAAGTGTTGTTTCTGAGGAAGCAGCTGCAGCAAGTGCTGAGAAGGCAAAAGAGACAGGTGATGATTCCGCTGTACTTAAGGCAGGCGATGCGACAGATGTAAGAATCAAGGCTGTAGTCATCTCTGACTTTAAGGAAAGCCGTAAGTTTATAGATAAGACAATTTCCGACGTTGAAGTTCAGGCAGGTGCTAAGCCTTACTGGTTCAGACTTGATGAGAACTGCGAAATTGTCGGCGGTATTGCAAAGTTTGTTCAGGAAAAGAAGGATGCTGTTATCGAAGCACTCGGACTTAAGAGCGGTGACCTTGTTGTTCTCGGTTCAGGGAAGCTCGGACAGGCTCAGAAGACAGCCGGTGTTGTTGTTAAGACATTCGGTGCTGCCGTTCCCGGACACATGGATAAAGAGCAGTATGCTTTCTGCTGGATTGTTGATTTCCCGATGTATGAGATTGGTGAGGAGTCTGGCGAGCTTGAATTCTGCCACAATCCTTTCTCAATGCCCAGCGGCGGAATGGAGACACTCCTTAAGGCAGAACGAGGAGAGATTGATTCTCTTGATATTATGGCTGATCAGTATGACCTTGTATGTAACGGCGTTGAGCTTTCATCAGGTGCCGTTCGTAACCATGATCCGGAGATCATGATCAAGGCATTCGAGATGGTTCGTCTCGGTGAAGAGGATGTTAAGGCTAAGTTCCCTGCTATGTACAACGCATTCTGCTATGGCGCACCGCCGCACGCAGGAATCGCTCCCGGTGTTGATCGTATGATCATGCTCCTTTCAGGTGAGAGCACAATCAGAGAGATTATTCCGTTCCCTATGAACAAGAATGCTCAGGATATAATGATGGGTGCTCCCGGGGAAGTTACAGACAAACAGCTTGAAGAGCTTCACATCAAGACTGTAGTGGAAGAATAA